One genomic region from Xiphophorus couchianus chromosome 21, X_couchianus-1.0, whole genome shotgun sequence encodes:
- the LOC114136548 gene encoding uncharacterized protein LOC114136548: protein MDVVQTSSVKIPNSVIVSGITDTEVDDELSDFLKQYGSIQRVIPVDPTEPESAKQVIVEYVYGIAMQSLLPSLPYRLNSKTKTDVTYHIRALANVYTPVASKTATQTYLSELKDIAKQTGKDFAAVLREELSLISETVDLDHSESQDGDAEQNSPDTPEQHAPENVAQVSPLPSMAPQQHVQHHWSPPLTPCKEKTQPALKLSDVNPPDIQKVIVEHIVRNEDSALQVHTSLRLRPFSGRVPRPNSEVDYETWRSNVELLLKDITQSDLYKSRKLLESLLSSAIDIVKKEKHNLPGRELTGVL, encoded by the coding sequence atggatgtcGTTCAAACCAGTAGTGTAAAAATCCCTAACTCAGTCATAGTTAGCGGTATAACCGATACAGAAGTAGATGACGAACTAAGTGACTTCCTGAAACAATATGGTTCCATTCAAAGGGTAATCCCAGTAGATCCCACTGAACCAGAGTCGGCCAAGCAGGTTATTGTAGAGTATGTGTATGGTATAGCTATGCAATCTCTCTTACCTTCATTGCCGTACAGGCTTAACAGTAAGACCAAGACTGATGTCACTTACCACATCAGAGCCTTAGCCAATGTTTACACACCTGTAGCTAGCAAAACAGCTACACAGACTTACCTTTCAGAGTTAAAGGACATTGCAAAACAAACTGGTAAAGACTTTGCAGCTGTCCTCAGAGAAGAGCTCTCTCTCATCAGTGAGACTGTCGATCTAGATCATTCAGAGTCCCAAGAtggagatgcagagcagaactcACCTGATACCCCAGAGCAACATGCCCCTGAAAATGTTGCACAGGTAAGCCCTCTGCCCAGTATGGCCCCGCAGCAGCATGTTCAACATCATTGGTCTCCACCATTGACACCATGTAAAGAAAAGACACAGCCCGCTCTGAAACTTTCTGATGTCAATCCACCTGACATACAAAAAGTAATTGTTGAGCACATAGTGAGAAATGAAGACTCTGCTCTGCAGGTGCACACTTCCTTGAGACTCAGACCCTTCTCTGGGCGTGTCCCACGTCCCAACAGTGAAGTGGATTATGAGACATGGCGTTCCAATGTGGAACTTCTTCTTAAAGATATAACACAGTCTGATCTTTACAAGTCACGAAAGCTTCTTGAAAGTCTCTTATCATCCGCCATTGatattgtgaaaaaagaaaaacataacttACCTGGTCGGGAACTGACGGGGGTTTTATGA